From Heptranchias perlo isolate sHepPer1 unplaced genomic scaffold, sHepPer1.hap1 HAP1_SCAFFOLD_47, whole genome shotgun sequence, one genomic window encodes:
- the LOC137313335 gene encoding NACHT, LRR and PYD domains-containing protein 12-like — MKSFFQRSSSGSSAAVSGVAGIGKTTMVQKIVYDWATGKIYPHFQFVFSFKFRDLNAINCRINLTNLILDMYPYFGNILGDLWKNPVGLLFIFDGLDEFKDSIDFADNRRNTEPQYMCTDPEDWCEVSDIVYSLIQHKLLPGCSVLVTSRPTALHLLEKAEISVWAEILGFVGEERKEYFNKFFEDQAVAAAVFKHVEENEILYTMCYNPSYCWILGLSLGPFFTQRDRKQQRVPRTITQLYSYYIYNILKNHGREIESPRDVLLKIGEMAFTGVSEKKIVFRNGDLIKNNLQPSQFLSGFMVELLERDDSAQSMVYTFPHLTIQEFVAALAQFLTPDPGDIGKLLSEAHSKEDGRFEIFLLFVVGLSSSRSARPLEEFLGPFLHHTICGVIDWVKEKVEGEIGNIGRETRKTDLLNTFHYLFESQNQTLARVTVGSVETLTLSELRLTPIDCAVLSHVIGLCDTIKHLNLENCSIRYEGLQRLGPALHKCEVLRLGSNKLGDSGVKLLSAALRNPNCKIQELWLWNNDLTDSCTEHLVSALRTNRSLTVLDLNFNGWEIQE; from the exons ATGAAAAGTTTCTTCCAGCGATCCAgttctgggagttcagcagcagtgagcggagtcgcggggattggaaaaacaacaatggtacaaaagattgtttatgactgggccactgggaaaatatacccacactttcaatttgttttcagttttaaattccgggatttgaacgctattaactgtagaataaacctgacgaatctgatactggatatgtatccttactttgggaatattctgggagatctctggaagaacccagtaggattactgtttatattcgatggtttagatgaattcaaggacagtatcgattttgctgacaatcggagaaatacagaacctcagtacatgtgcacagatcctgaagactggtgtgaagtgtctgacattgtgtacagtttaatacagcacaagctgctcccaggatgttcagtgctcgtgaccagccgccccactgcattacatttattggaaaaggctgagatcagtgtctgggctgaaatcctgggatttgttggtgaagaacggaaggaatatttcaacaagttttttgaagatcaggcggtggcagcagctgttttcaaacatgtggaggagaacgagatcctgtacactatgtgttacaacccttcctactgctggatcctcggtctgtcactgggtcccttcttcacacaaagagacaggaaacagcagcgagttcccaggaccatcacccaactatattcctactatatttacaacattcttaaaaaccatggccgagagattgaatccccccgtgatgtgttactgaagatcggtgagatggccttcactggagtctccgagaagaagattgtgtttagaaatggagatttgatcaagaacaatctgcaaccttcccagttcctgtctgggttcatggtggaacttttggagagagatgattctgcccagagtatggtttacacattcccgcacctcaccatccaagagtttgtagccgcactcgcacaattcctgactccagatccaggggacatcgggaaactcctcagtgaagcccacagcaaggaagatgggcgatttgagatatttctcctttttgttgttggtctctcctcctcacggtcagctcggcccctggaggagtttctgggtccatttcttcatcacaCAATTTgtggagtgattgactgggtgaaggaaaaggttgaaggagagattggaaacataGGGAGAGAAACTCGTAAAAcggacctcctgaacacattccactacctgtttgagtctcagaatcaaacactggctcgggtcacagtgggatctgtggaaacacttacaTTGAGTGAAttgcgactgaccccgattgactgtgcggtgctgtctcatgtcattggactctgcGATACTATAAAACACCTCAATCTGGAGAACTGCTCCATTCGGtatgaaggactccagcggctcggacccgcactgcacaaatgcgaggtgttgag actggggagcaacaaactgggagattcaggagtgaaactactgtctgcggctctgaggaacccgaactgtaaaatacaggaactgtg gttatggaaTAACGACCTCACAGATTCTTGCACCGAgcatctcgtctccgctctcaggacAAACCGGTCATTGACGGTCCTGGATCTGAATTTCAATGgatgggagattcaggagtga